A single window of uncultured Tolumonas sp. DNA harbors:
- the fsa gene encoding fructose-6-phosphate aldolase, which translates to MEFYLDSADLNAIERLARFMPIQGVTTNPSIVAKGRQPLATVLPALRNIIGAENVLFAQVLADNAEEMVKEAEQLQTLDSRLVVKIPVTPEGLLAIKLLKQRNIPTLGTAVYSPMQGLLAALAGASYVAPYVNRIDAQGGSGIKCVQELQQLLTLHAPHCQVLAASFKTPRQVLDCLLAGCTSVTLPIDVAEQLLRSPAVDAALVQFNQEWQEAFGA; encoded by the coding sequence ATGGAGTTTTATCTTGATAGTGCCGACCTGAATGCCATTGAACGATTAGCGCGCTTTATGCCCATTCAAGGCGTCACTACTAACCCCAGTATTGTGGCAAAAGGGCGTCAACCGTTAGCTACCGTGCTGCCAGCATTACGTAACATTATTGGTGCGGAAAATGTGTTGTTTGCGCAGGTTCTGGCCGATAACGCAGAAGAGATGGTGAAAGAAGCGGAACAGCTGCAGACGCTGGATTCACGGCTGGTGGTCAAGATCCCTGTAACCCCAGAGGGTCTATTAGCTATCAAACTCCTGAAACAACGCAATATCCCCACACTGGGTACTGCGGTTTATTCTCCGATGCAGGGATTGCTGGCCGCATTAGCCGGTGCCAGTTATGTCGCGCCTTACGTGAACCGGATTGATGCCCAAGGCGGCAGTGGCATTAAGTGTGTGCAAGAACTACAACAACTGCTCACATTGCATGCTCCACACTGTCAGGTTTTAGCCGCTAGTTTTAAAACGCCACGCCAAGTGTTGGACTGTTTACTGGCTGGCTGCACCAGCGTGACATTACCCATTGATGTAGCAGAACAGTTGTTACGCAGCCCAGCGGTCGATGCAGCTCTTGTGCAGTTTAATCAGGAATGGCAAGAAGCATTCGGCGCATAA
- a CDS encoding replication-associated recombination protein A, whose product MSNLSLDFAADFRPLAARMRPERLDQYIGQSHLLAEGKPLRRAIEAGHCHSMILWGPPGTGKTTLAELMARYCQADVERISAVTSGVKEIRAAIDRAKDNSYRGRRTLLFVDEVHRFNKSQQDAFLPHIEDGTIIFVGATTENPSFELNNALLSRARVYLLKRLTDDDIQQVVEQALTDPRGLAGESLQFEEGVLKALVQLVDGDARKALNYLELLNDMVESHDGVKRVDRHLLAAVSGEKVARFDNQGDVYYDLISAFHKSIRGSDPQAGLYWYARIVAAGGDPLYVARRLLAIASEDIGNADPNAMRVALAAWDCFERVGPAEGERAIAQAVVYLACAPKSNAVYVAWKAALQDAKTQPDYEVPPHLRNAPTKLMASLGYGEEYRYAHNEPGAYAAGECYFPPELESREYYQPSERGAEKQIAQKLNYLSELDAQTTFQRYPKPR is encoded by the coding sequence ATGAGCAATCTGTCGCTGGATTTTGCTGCTGATTTTCGCCCTCTGGCTGCGCGGATGCGGCCAGAGCGGTTAGACCAGTATATTGGCCAAAGCCATTTACTGGCGGAAGGCAAACCCCTGCGACGAGCGATTGAGGCCGGACATTGTCACTCCATGATTTTATGGGGGCCTCCCGGCACAGGTAAAACTACTTTAGCCGAGCTGATGGCGCGTTATTGTCAGGCCGATGTCGAGCGTATTTCTGCTGTCACTTCGGGTGTAAAAGAGATCCGTGCTGCGATTGATCGTGCGAAAGACAACAGCTATCGTGGGCGTCGCACTTTGCTGTTTGTCGATGAAGTGCATCGCTTCAATAAAAGCCAACAAGATGCTTTCTTACCGCATATCGAAGATGGCACCATCATCTTTGTCGGTGCCACCACCGAAAACCCCTCGTTTGAACTGAACAACGCGTTGTTATCGCGCGCGCGTGTCTATCTGCTGAAACGGCTGACTGACGATGATATCCAGCAAGTAGTTGAGCAAGCATTAACTGATCCTCGTGGATTAGCGGGTGAATCATTACAGTTCGAAGAGGGCGTATTAAAAGCACTGGTGCAACTGGTCGATGGCGATGCGCGTAAGGCGCTGAACTACCTTGAACTGCTCAACGATATGGTTGAAAGCCATGACGGTGTGAAACGGGTTGATCGTCATCTGCTGGCTGCTGTTTCCGGTGAAAAGGTGGCGCGTTTTGATAATCAAGGCGATGTTTATTACGATCTGATCTCGGCCTTTCATAAATCCATTCGCGGTTCCGATCCACAAGCCGGGCTTTACTGGTATGCGCGCATTGTCGCTGCTGGTGGTGATCCGCTGTATGTTGCCCGTCGGTTGCTGGCGATTGCCTCGGAAGATATTGGCAATGCTGACCCGAATGCCATGCGCGTTGCTCTCGCCGCATGGGATTGTTTTGAACGGGTAGGGCCGGCAGAAGGCGAACGTGCTATCGCGCAGGCGGTGGTGTATCTGGCTTGTGCGCCGAAAAGTAATGCCGTATATGTCGCCTGGAAAGCAGCGTTACAGGACGCTAAAACGCAACCGGATTATGAAGTGCCGCCGCATCTGCGTAATGCGCCAACCAAACTGATGGCATCGTTGGGGTATGGTGAAGAATATCGTTACGCGCATAATGAACCGGGGGCTTATGCCGCTGGCGAATGTTATTTCCCGCCCGAGTTGGAAAGTCGCGAATATTACCAGCCATCAGAACGCGGCGCTGAAAAACAGATCGCACAAAAATTGAATTATCTGTCCGAGCTGGATGCGCAAACCACTTTTCAGCGTTATCCAAAACCGCGTTAA
- the serS gene encoding serine--tRNA ligase yields the protein MLDPKFLRGDIEVAAERLALRGYKLDVAMVTALEEQRKELQTRTQELQAERNARSKAIGEAKRRGEDVAPLMAEVGTLGDDLEQCKKQQDEILEKMRQISLLMPNLPADSVPVGKDESENVEVRRWGTPRQFDFDVKDHVAVGEATGGLDFAVATKISGSRFVVLKGQIARMHRALAQFMLDLHTQQHGYTECYVPYLVNADSLLGTGQLPKFAEDLFHTAINGEGDEEGKVRKFSLIPTAEVPLTNIARDEIYDEKALPIKMTAHSPCFRSEAGSYGRDTRGLIRMHQFDKVEMVQLVHPEKSWDALEEMTGHAEKVLQLLGLPYRVMALCTGDMGFSAAKTYDLEVWLPAQNTYREISSCSNCTDFQARRMQARVRGADSKPQLLHTLNGSGLAVGRTLVAVLENYQQADGRIEVPEVLRPYMSGLTHIG from the coding sequence ATGCTTGATCCTAAATTTTTACGTGGTGACATCGAAGTGGCGGCTGAGCGTTTGGCTCTGCGTGGCTATAAACTGGATGTGGCTATGGTCACTGCGCTGGAAGAACAGCGTAAAGAACTGCAGACTCGGACTCAGGAATTGCAGGCAGAACGTAATGCCCGCTCGAAAGCAATTGGTGAAGCGAAGCGTCGTGGTGAAGATGTAGCTCCGTTGATGGCGGAAGTGGGCACATTGGGTGACGATTTAGAACAGTGTAAAAAGCAGCAGGATGAGATCTTAGAAAAGATGCGTCAGATCTCCCTGTTAATGCCAAATCTGCCTGCTGATTCTGTACCAGTCGGTAAAGATGAAAGTGAAAACGTCGAAGTGCGCCGCTGGGGCACACCTCGCCAGTTTGATTTTGATGTCAAAGATCACGTTGCGGTGGGTGAAGCGACGGGTGGTCTGGACTTTGCCGTTGCGACTAAAATCTCCGGTTCACGTTTTGTTGTGTTGAAAGGGCAAATTGCCCGTATGCACCGAGCTTTAGCGCAGTTCATGTTAGATCTGCACACGCAGCAACACGGTTATACCGAATGTTATGTGCCTTATCTGGTGAACGCCGATAGTTTGCTGGGTACTGGTCAATTGCCTAAATTTGCCGAAGATCTGTTCCACACTGCGATCAATGGTGAAGGTGACGAAGAGGGCAAGGTGCGCAAATTTTCGCTGATCCCGACAGCGGAAGTGCCATTGACCAACATTGCGCGCGATGAAATCTATGATGAAAAAGCACTGCCCATCAAAATGACCGCGCATAGCCCATGCTTCCGTTCCGAAGCCGGCTCTTATGGTCGTGATACCCGCGGTCTGATCCGTATGCATCAGTTTGATAAAGTTGAAATGGTGCAGTTGGTTCATCCAGAGAAATCATGGGACGCACTGGAAGAGATGACCGGTCATGCAGAGAAAGTGCTGCAGCTGTTAGGCTTACCATATCGTGTGATGGCGTTGTGTACTGGTGACATGGGTTTCTCTGCGGCCAAAACTTACGATTTGGAAGTTTGGTTGCCAGCGCAGAATACCTATCGTGAGATTTCATCTTGCTCTAACTGTACTGATTTCCAAGCTCGTCGCATGCAAGCGCGTGTACGTGGTGCTGACAGCAAACCACAACTGCTGCATACACTGAACGGTTCTGGTTTGGCGGTTGGCCGTACCTTAGTTGCGGTGTTGGAAAACTACCAGCAAGCCGATGGTCGTATCGAAGTACCAGAAGTGTTACGCCCTTACATGAGTGGCCTGACACATATCGGTTAA
- a CDS encoding DNA translocase FtsK 4TM domain-containing protein, whose translation MAAGKFTPMSGLRRIFETGLIVLTVAALFMLLSLITYHPSDPGWSQTAWGGTVHNAAGSAGAWLADLMFFVFGVFAYIIPVLVVIIGWAIFKAPYRLLEVDYFALGLRIIGFIALFLSMSAMGSMNFTDIHNFSSGGLIGDMLYTALLPIFGQLGTTMVLLCLIAASITLFTGWSWLMLAEKIGEAVTGVLNFIYTLPSRIVGWFAGKAGYQRVQSDVHDEHDPFTDDDDEDDFIPSPIGVDESVIPQRAPRFSFSRKPPVAVQNDDLDDDDVPAPVVTERREPEFNLNPVKNNAARSEPTFTASWSALEDDDDWEPTMPWATEDKESKPTAAAQPAVASTAPANVTVQPAAAPAAPTPLQVAEQALLDRARKKAAIGDLPSFNLLETPPPKVQMMSKEELDRIARLVESKLADYNVQARVVGVYPGPVITRFELDLAPGMKASKITGLSRDLARSLSAVSVRVVEVIPGKPYIGLELPNRYRQTVHLREVIDSDAFRNASSPLTLVLGQDIAGEATVVDLAKMPHVLVAGTTGSGKSVGVNAMIISMLYKATPEEVRFIMIDPKMLELSVYEGIPHLLTEVVTDMKDAANALRWCVGEMERRYKLMSVMGVRNLKGYNAKIGAALDSGNPIKDPFWRPNDSFEEEAPDLERLPHIVVIVDEFADMMMMVGKKVEELIARIAQKARAAGIHLILATQRPSVDVITGLIKANIPTRISFQVSSKIDSRTILDQQGAEALLGMGDMLYMPPGDNNPARVHGAFVSDNEVHRVVDDWKLRGEPNYIDEILNGEITAENALPGEQTSRDEDLDPLFDEAVEFVVESRRGSTSSVQRRFKIGYNRAARLIEQMEGHGIVSAPGSNGQREVLSPAPMRD comes from the coding sequence TTGGCTGCTGGAAAGTTTACGCCGATGTCAGGTTTACGGCGCATTTTTGAGACGGGGTTAATAGTTTTAACGGTTGCCGCGTTGTTCATGCTGCTTTCATTAATTACTTACCATCCGTCTGATCCGGGTTGGTCGCAGACTGCTTGGGGTGGCACAGTGCATAACGCCGCAGGTAGCGCTGGGGCATGGCTGGCCGATCTGATGTTTTTTGTCTTCGGGGTCTTTGCTTATATTATTCCGGTGCTGGTTGTCATCATCGGCTGGGCTATTTTCAAAGCGCCATATCGCTTATTGGAAGTGGACTATTTTGCCTTAGGTTTACGCATTATCGGTTTCATTGCACTGTTTCTGTCAATGTCAGCCATGGGCAGTATGAATTTCACTGATATTCATAACTTCTCATCCGGCGGCTTGATTGGTGACATGCTGTATACCGCGCTATTGCCGATCTTTGGTCAGTTAGGCACCACAATGGTGTTGCTGTGTCTGATTGCTGCCAGTATTACTCTCTTCACCGGTTGGTCATGGCTCATGCTGGCCGAGAAAATTGGTGAAGCAGTGACCGGTGTGTTGAACTTTATCTATACCCTGCCAAGTCGTATCGTTGGTTGGTTTGCTGGCAAAGCCGGTTATCAACGGGTGCAATCTGATGTGCATGATGAACATGATCCATTCACTGATGATGACGATGAAGATGATTTTATCCCTTCACCGATCGGCGTTGATGAGAGCGTCATTCCTCAACGTGCGCCACGTTTTTCATTCAGCCGCAAACCGCCAGTTGCAGTACAAAACGATGATCTGGATGACGATGATGTACCTGCTCCGGTAGTTACAGAACGTCGCGAGCCCGAGTTTAATCTTAATCCGGTGAAGAATAATGCTGCTCGTAGTGAACCTACTTTTACAGCTAGTTGGTCAGCATTAGAAGATGATGATGACTGGGAACCCACCATGCCGTGGGCGACCGAAGATAAAGAGAGTAAACCTACTGCGGCAGCGCAGCCTGCGGTTGCATCAACAGCTCCTGCGAATGTAACCGTGCAACCAGCTGCTGCTCCGGCGGCGCCAACACCGCTGCAAGTCGCTGAACAGGCATTGTTAGATCGGGCACGTAAAAAAGCCGCGATCGGTGATTTGCCGTCATTTAATTTGTTGGAAACGCCACCACCGAAAGTGCAGATGATGAGCAAAGAAGAGCTCGATCGTATTGCGCGGCTGGTGGAATCCAAGCTGGCTGATTACAACGTACAAGCCCGAGTGGTTGGCGTGTATCCTGGCCCCGTGATCACCCGTTTTGAGCTGGATCTGGCTCCGGGTATGAAAGCCAGCAAGATCACTGGGTTATCCCGCGATCTGGCGCGTTCACTCTCTGCCGTGAGCGTGCGTGTGGTCGAAGTTATTCCTGGCAAACCTTATATCGGGCTGGAATTACCAAACCGTTATCGTCAAACCGTGCATCTGCGCGAAGTTATCGACAGTGATGCTTTCCGCAATGCCAGTAGCCCATTAACGTTGGTGTTAGGGCAAGACATTGCCGGCGAAGCCACAGTCGTTGATTTGGCCAAAATGCCACATGTGCTGGTAGCAGGCACCACGGGATCTGGTAAGTCAGTGGGCGTGAACGCCATGATCATTTCGATGCTGTATAAAGCCACACCGGAAGAAGTGCGCTTTATCATGATCGACCCGAAAATGCTGGAATTGTCAGTCTATGAAGGTATTCCGCATCTGCTGACCGAAGTGGTTACCGACATGAAAGATGCCGCCAATGCACTGCGCTGGTGTGTGGGTGAGATGGAGCGTCGCTATAAGCTGATGTCGGTTATGGGTGTGCGTAACCTGAAAGGTTATAACGCAAAAATCGGTGCGGCACTGGATTCAGGTAACCCAATCAAAGATCCGTTCTGGCGTCCGAATGACTCCTTCGAGGAAGAAGCACCAGATCTGGAGCGTTTGCCACATATCGTGGTGATCGTCGACGAATTTGCCGACATGATGATGATGGTTGGTAAAAAGGTGGAAGAATTGATTGCACGTATTGCTCAGAAAGCGCGAGCAGCGGGTATTCACCTGATTCTGGCGACCCAGCGTCCGTCGGTTGATGTTATCACTGGGCTTATCAAAGCGAATATTCCAACCCGTATTTCGTTCCAGGTATCGTCCAAAATTGACTCACGGACCATTCTCGATCAACAAGGCGCTGAAGCGCTGTTGGGTATGGGTGACATGCTGTATATGCCTCCGGGGGATAACAACCCTGCGCGTGTGCATGGTGCGTTTGTCAGTGATAATGAAGTGCATCGTGTGGTTGATGACTGGAAACTGCGTGGTGAACCAAACTACATCGATGAGATCCTGAATGGTGAAATCACGGCAGAAAATGCACTGCCGGGTGAACAAACCAGTCGCGATGAAGATTTAGATCCGCTGTTTGATGAAGCCGTTGAGTTTGTGGTGGAATCACGTCGTGGTTCTACTTCCAGCGTACAACGTCGTTTTAAAATCGGTTATAACCGTGCAGCACGTCTGATTGAACAGATGGAAGGCCATGGAATTGTCAGTGCACCGGGTAGTAATGGGCAACGCGAAGTGCTGTCACCAGCACCTATGAGAGACTGA
- a CDS encoding glycyl-radical enzyme activating protein, whose amino-acid sequence MICNLQRYATHDGPGIRTVVFMKGCSLSCRWCQNPESRSRSLDLLYDERLCTQGCQRCTQHSSCFKRDDSTSAVTILRHGLTENEMRLAADACPSGAISLCGDEMDAEQIMAQVRRDNAFYQRSGGGLTLSGGEPFMQPKLAQQLLQTAHQEGIHTAVESCLHVPWHYIEPSLEFVDLWLVDLKHTDADKFLQWTDGQLPLIQHNIEKLGKSGANILFRVPIITDFNDDAITLNTIIQQAAKHYQQFGGSGEIHFLPYHTYGMHKYHLLGLDYDCARKPLDRPELLAFAEQQAKACGLTAILRG is encoded by the coding sequence ATGATCTGCAATCTGCAACGTTATGCCACGCATGATGGCCCTGGGATCAGAACGGTGGTGTTCATGAAAGGGTGCTCACTCAGTTGCCGCTGGTGCCAAAATCCGGAAAGTCGTTCGCGCAGTTTAGATCTGTTATATGACGAACGACTGTGTACTCAGGGGTGTCAGCGTTGCACGCAACATAGTTCCTGTTTTAAACGCGATGATAGCACTTCAGCCGTCACTATTTTGCGACACGGACTCACAGAAAATGAGATGCGACTGGCTGCAGATGCTTGCCCGAGTGGTGCCATTTCTCTTTGCGGCGATGAGATGGATGCCGAGCAAATCATGGCGCAAGTGCGCCGTGATAACGCGTTTTATCAGCGCAGTGGCGGTGGCCTGACGTTGTCCGGCGGTGAACCGTTTATGCAGCCGAAATTAGCCCAACAGCTGCTGCAAACAGCTCATCAGGAAGGTATTCATACGGCCGTCGAGAGCTGTCTGCATGTGCCCTGGCATTACATTGAACCATCGCTGGAATTCGTCGATTTGTGGCTGGTTGATTTGAAACACACCGATGCGGATAAGTTCCTGCAATGGACCGATGGTCAGCTACCTTTAATTCAACACAATATTGAAAAACTCGGTAAAAGCGGCGCTAATATTTTATTTCGTGTTCCCATCATTACTGATTTCAACGATGACGCAATAACACTGAACACCATCATTCAGCAGGCGGCTAAGCACTATCAACAATTTGGCGGTAGTGGCGAAATCCATTTCCTGCCGTACCACACTTACGGCATGCACAAATACCATTTACTCGGGCTGGATTATGACTGTGCCCGGAAACCACTTGATCGACCCGAGTTACTGGCCTTTGCCGAGCAGCAAGCCAAAGCCTGTGGTCTGACTGCCATACTGAGGGGGTAA
- the lolA gene encoding outer membrane lipoprotein chaperone LolA: MTTIAKWCAAGLTACIWSLSFNALADDSAVLKKKLASIRQFSAHFEQTVTDAQGKPLQNGSGEMVLQRPDHFRWEAKKPDDNLILSDGKAVWLYDPFVEQVTVMSLSKAVVNTPFLLISSSDDKIWKNYLIDQDGSAFTITSKQKDQRIESLRMVFDNQNHITRMEVSEAQGQRSEFTLSAFNANPTIKADTFNFKTPEGVTVDDQR; this comes from the coding sequence ATGACAACAATTGCGAAATGGTGTGCAGCGGGATTAACCGCTTGTATCTGGTCACTGAGTTTTAATGCGCTCGCTGATGACAGCGCTGTATTAAAGAAAAAACTGGCGAGTATTCGCCAGTTTAGTGCACATTTTGAGCAAACAGTCACCGATGCACAGGGCAAACCTTTGCAAAATGGCAGTGGTGAAATGGTGTTACAACGCCCGGATCATTTCCGCTGGGAGGCCAAAAAGCCGGATGACAACTTGATCCTGTCTGATGGCAAAGCGGTTTGGTTGTATGACCCGTTTGTTGAGCAGGTCACGGTGATGAGTTTAAGCAAGGCGGTGGTGAATACGCCATTTCTGCTGATCTCCAGTAGCGATGATAAAATTTGGAAAAATTACCTCATCGATCAAGATGGCTCGGCATTCACCATCACCAGTAAACAAAAAGATCAGCGTATCGAATCATTGCGCATGGTGTTTGATAATCAAAACCATATCACCCGGATGGAAGTGAGTGAAGCACAAGGCCAGCGCAGTGAATTTACACTGTCAGCCTTTAATGCCAACCCGACCATTAAAGCCGACACCTTCAATTTTAAAACACCGGAAGGTGTGACGGTTGACGATCAACGCTGA
- a CDS encoding formate C-acetyltransferase/glycerol dehydratase family glycyl radical enzyme yields the protein MTELDLTTLSARIRDHKRRLVEIVKPPVCTERARHYTESYQANIDKPIVVRRALALAHHLQQRTIWIDNDELIIGNQASRLRAAPIFPEYTVGWVKKEIDELGDRPGAGFSVTAEDKAAIHQLAPFWRGQTVQDRCYGLFTEEQKAILASGIIKAEGNMTSGDAHLAVDYPQLLELGIHGLQAKVAERRQRLDLADWNDLHREQFLKSVDITLLALSEHIQRYAALARQMASQENRIERRDELLAIAENCDLIAEQPPRTFWQALQLCYFIQLVLQIESNGHSVSFGRMDQYLYPWYRRDVELEQTLPREQAIELLHCCWLKLLEVNKIRSGTHSKASAGSPLYQNVTIGGQRWYQGAAVDAVNPLSYTILESCGRLRSTQPNLSVRYHAGMSDDFLEACMAVIRCGFGMPAFNNDEIVIPEFIKLGVEVEDAYNYSAIGCIETAVPGKWGYRCTGMSFVNFARVMLAALEQGKDATTGQTFLPQPQGLSLGNFHNFDEVLAAWDHQIRYYTRKTVEIDCVVDTVLEENAHDILCSALVDDCIERGKTAKQGGAKYDWVSGLQVGIANLGNSLAAVRDQVFSGKLSQQELAAALGNNFAGEDGEALRLMLANRIAKYGNDDDSVDELLVRAYQTFIDAISQFHNTRYGRGPIGGGYYAGTSSISANVPFGAGTMATPDGRKAHAPLAEGASPSSGTDSHGPTAVFNSLGKLPTAAILGGVLLNQKLNPASLEQPRDRQKLMVLLRTFFEIHKGWHVQYNIVSRETLLAAKEHPDQYRDLVVRVAGYSAFFTALSPDTQDDIIARTEHTLA from the coding sequence ATGACCGAACTTGACCTGACCACGTTATCTGCGCGCATTCGTGATCATAAACGGCGTTTGGTAGAGATAGTCAAACCGCCGGTTTGTACTGAGCGTGCGCGTCATTACACCGAAAGCTATCAGGCAAATATCGATAAACCAATCGTCGTGCGTCGCGCGCTGGCGCTGGCGCATCATCTGCAACAACGCACGATTTGGATCGACAATGATGAATTGATTATTGGTAATCAGGCCTCGCGTTTACGCGCAGCACCGATTTTTCCGGAATATACCGTTGGCTGGGTAAAAAAAGAGATCGATGAACTCGGCGATCGTCCTGGTGCTGGTTTTAGTGTTACAGCGGAAGATAAAGCCGCGATCCATCAGTTAGCACCGTTCTGGCGTGGGCAAACGGTACAGGATCGTTGTTATGGGCTGTTTACCGAAGAGCAGAAAGCCATTCTCGCCAGTGGCATTATTAAAGCTGAAGGCAATATGACCTCGGGCGATGCACATCTGGCGGTGGACTATCCGCAACTGCTGGAGCTGGGTATTCATGGATTACAGGCAAAAGTCGCAGAACGGCGACAACGGCTCGATTTAGCTGACTGGAATGATCTGCATCGTGAACAGTTTCTTAAATCGGTGGATATTACCTTACTGGCGTTGTCTGAACATATTCAACGTTATGCTGCACTGGCGCGTCAGATGGCCAGTCAGGAAAACCGGATTGAGCGCCGTGATGAATTGTTAGCGATTGCTGAGAACTGCGATTTGATCGCCGAACAGCCACCACGTACCTTCTGGCAAGCGTTACAACTGTGCTATTTCATTCAATTGGTATTGCAGATCGAGTCTAACGGGCATTCAGTGTCGTTTGGCCGCATGGATCAATATCTCTACCCTTGGTATCGCCGTGATGTGGAATTAGAACAAACCTTACCGCGTGAACAAGCGATTGAGTTGTTGCATTGCTGTTGGTTGAAGTTGCTGGAGGTGAACAAAATCCGCTCTGGAACGCATTCCAAAGCATCAGCAGGCAGTCCGTTGTATCAGAATGTCACGATTGGTGGTCAGCGTTGGTATCAGGGGGCAGCAGTTGATGCCGTAAACCCATTGTCATATACCATTTTGGAGTCATGCGGTCGCTTGCGCTCCACACAGCCCAATTTAAGCGTGCGTTATCATGCGGGCATGAGTGATGATTTTCTTGAAGCCTGTATGGCAGTGATCCGCTGTGGTTTTGGCATGCCGGCTTTTAATAATGATGAAATCGTTATTCCTGAATTTATTAAGCTCGGTGTGGAAGTGGAAGATGCTTATAACTATTCCGCTATCGGCTGTATTGAAACGGCGGTACCGGGAAAATGGGGTTATCGTTGCACCGGGATGAGTTTTGTCAATTTTGCCCGCGTCATGTTGGCAGCGTTGGAACAAGGTAAGGATGCAACAACGGGACAAACTTTCCTGCCACAGCCGCAAGGGCTCAGTTTAGGTAACTTCCATAATTTTGATGAAGTATTAGCGGCATGGGATCACCAGATCCGTTATTACACGCGTAAAACCGTTGAGATTGACTGTGTTGTCGATACGGTTTTGGAAGAAAACGCGCACGATATTCTGTGTTCTGCGTTGGTCGATGATTGTATTGAGCGTGGTAAAACGGCGAAACAGGGCGGGGCGAAATACGACTGGGTATCTGGTTTGCAGGTTGGTATTGCTAATTTGGGTAATAGTTTAGCGGCGGTGCGTGATCAGGTGTTCAGCGGTAAATTGTCGCAACAGGAATTAGCGGCTGCATTGGGGAATAACTTTGCTGGCGAAGACGGTGAAGCATTACGTTTGATGCTGGCTAATCGGATTGCGAAATATGGCAATGATGATGACTCGGTGGATGAGCTGCTGGTGCGGGCTTATCAGACGTTTATTGATGCAATCAGCCAATTTCATAATACCCGTTATGGCCGTGGCCCAATTGGTGGTGGCTATTACGCAGGCACATCGTCTATTTCAGCGAACGTTCCGTTCGGAGCAGGGACGATGGCAACTCCAGATGGTCGCAAAGCACATGCGCCGTTGGCGGAAGGGGCCAGCCCATCATCCGGCACCGACAGTCATGGGCCGACAGCGGTCTTTAATTCACTGGGTAAATTGCCTACGGCGGCTATTCTGGGGGGGGTGCTGCTGAATCAAAAACTCAACCCGGCAAGTTTAGAACAACCGCGTGATCGCCAGAAATTGATGGTATTACTGCGAACCTTCTTTGAGATACATAAAGGCTGGCATGTGCAGTACAACATTGTTTCCCGCGAAACCTTGTTAGCAGCAAAAGAGCATCCTGATCAGTATCGGGATCTGGTGGTGCGGGTTGCGGGTTATTCGGCATTTTTCACCGCATTATCGCCGGATACTCAAGACGATATTATTGCGCGTACAGAACATACGTTAGCGTGA